One window of Scheffersomyces stipitis CBS 6054 chromosome 1, whole genome shotgun sequence genomic DNA carries:
- a CDS encoding predicted protein yields the protein MPPARIELATFALQVQRSTTKLRRLNILCKFAKSGTGANPEGPLGVFSGESSSNQALNEPKPPDIDRNPHDHVAPPDSMDLDGESTDADENGNLEPSFVTAVSSTSEEPAQLRDNPMDESVIQNQTPLSPTMESFETSVSEIFDGK from the exons ATGCCTCCTGCCAGAATTGAACTAGCGACCTTTGCATTACAAGTGCAACGCTCTACCACTAAGCTAAGGAGGCTCAATATTTTATGCAAATTCGCTAAAAGTGGTACAGGAGCTAAT CCAGAGGGACCTCTAGGGgttttctctggtgaaagctcttcaaatcaagcCTTAAACGAGCCAAAACCACCGGATATTGACCGAAATCCACACGACCATGTCGCACCCCCTGATCTGATGGACCTCGATGGCGAGTCCACAGATGCCGATGAAAACGGCAATTTAGAGCCATCCTTCGTGACTGCAGTGTCATCTACCTCTGAGGAACCGGCCCAACTACGGGATAATCCCATGGACGAGCTGGTTATTCAGAACCAGACCCCATTAAGTCCTACTATGGAAAGTTTTGAAACCTCAGTTTCGGAAATttttgatggaaaataa